A genomic window from Candidatus Andeanibacterium colombiense includes:
- a CDS encoding DUF488 domain-containing protein → MPTIFTIGYEQATQAALVATLRSAGVRLLADIRYLPLSRRPGFSKNSLKAAVEEAGIAYRHFRDLGTPAEGRAAARRGDHAELERVYSGQLELPQALAQMAELRTLALETPTCLLCYERSAAECHRSLLIDALLGDFAVVNLEPDLLAS, encoded by the coding sequence ATGCCCACGATCTTCACCATCGGTTACGAGCAGGCAACGCAGGCGGCGCTGGTCGCTACGCTGCGCTCTGCCGGCGTCAGGCTGCTCGCCGATATTCGTTACCTGCCGCTCTCGCGGCGCCCCGGCTTTTCCAAGAACTCGCTTAAGGCCGCGGTCGAGGAGGCGGGGATCGCCTATCGCCACTTCCGCGATCTCGGCACGCCGGCCGAGGGGCGGGCGGCCGCGCGGCGCGGCGATCATGCGGAGCTTGAGCGGGTCTATTCGGGCCAGCTCGAACTGCCGCAAGCCCTCGCGCAGATGGCCGAGTTGCGGACGCTGGCGCTCGAAACGCCGACCTGCCTGCTGTGTTACGAGCGCAGCGCGGCGGAATGCCACCGCAGCCTGCTGATCGACGCGCTGCTGGGCGATTTCGCGGTCGTGAACCTCGAGCCTGACCTTTTGGCGAGCTAG
- the aroB gene encoding 3-dehydroquinate synthase codes for MAVIPVELAGRSYEVRVGQGLLGDIAHHCGALLRKQTVPVVTDVNVAEQWLETVNAGLLGAGFEPHWLVLDAGEATKSWDGLARTVEWLLEEEVERNDHVLALGGGVIGDLVGFAASMLKRGCGFVQLPTTLLAQVDSSVGGKTAINTPAGKNLVGAFHQPSLVLADLDTLETLPRREIGAGYAEVIKYGILGDYQFFEWCETHGAKVLDGDKDAQEIAVTQSVRAKARIVAEDERETTGARALLNLGHTFGHALEAETGFSDQLLHGEAVALGMVLAARFSARRDLLSREDAERIASAIVAAGLPAELSALGLECSGQRLAAHMLHDKKMDAGTLPFVLLRAIGEAFLDKSVALGEVAQFLDEELRG; via the coding sequence ATGGCTGTAATTCCGGTCGAACTCGCCGGCCGTTCCTATGAAGTGCGAGTAGGCCAAGGCCTGCTGGGCGATATCGCGCACCACTGCGGCGCGCTGCTGCGCAAGCAGACGGTGCCGGTCGTAACCGACGTGAACGTCGCCGAACAGTGGCTCGAGACGGTCAATGCCGGCCTGCTCGGCGCGGGCTTCGAACCGCACTGGCTGGTGCTCGATGCGGGCGAAGCGACCAAGAGCTGGGACGGGCTCGCGCGCACGGTCGAATGGCTGCTCGAGGAAGAAGTCGAGCGGAACGATCACGTGCTGGCGCTCGGCGGCGGGGTGATCGGCGATCTGGTCGGTTTCGCGGCCTCGATGCTCAAGCGCGGCTGCGGCTTCGTTCAATTGCCGACCACGCTGCTGGCGCAGGTCGACAGCTCGGTCGGCGGCAAGACCGCGATCAACACCCCCGCGGGCAAGAATCTGGTCGGCGCATTCCACCAGCCCAGCCTCGTGCTGGCCGATCTCGACACGCTCGAAACCCTGCCCCGCCGTGAGATCGGCGCCGGCTACGCCGAGGTGATCAAATACGGGATCCTCGGCGATTACCAGTTCTTCGAATGGTGCGAGACCCACGGCGCCAAGGTGCTGGACGGCGACAAGGACGCGCAGGAAATCGCGGTGACCCAGAGCGTCCGCGCCAAGGCGCGGATCGTCGCCGAGGACGAGCGCGAAACCACCGGCGCCCGCGCCCTGCTCAACCTCGGCCATACTTTCGGCCATGCGCTCGAAGCCGAAACCGGCTTTTCCGACCAGTTGCTTCACGGCGAGGCGGTGGCGCTCGGGATGGTGCTGGCCGCACGCTTCTCCGCCCGGCGCGACCTGCTCTCGCGCGAGGATGCCGAACGCATCGCCTCCGCGATCGTCGCCGCCGGCCTCCCCGCCGAGCTTTCCGCGCTCGGTCTCGAATGCAGCGGCCAGAGGCTCGCCGCGCATATGCTGCACGACAAGAAGATGGACGCAGGCACCCTGCCCTTCGTCCTGCTGCGCGCGATCGGCGAGGCGTTCCTCGACAAGAGCGTGGCGCTGGGCGAGGTCGCGCAGTTCCTCGACGAGGAATTGCGGGGCTGA
- a CDS encoding shikimate kinase, translating into MTNTDTPLSESEIEALARRIDRPVVLAGMMGVGKSTIGRKLAGLLHLAFVDADEEIEKAAHMTVSEIFERHGEAEFRDGERRVIGRLVRQGPAVIATGGGAFCNAETRELVLRDGIAVWLDCDTATLVERVARKDTRPLLRGGDPKEIITRLKAEREPFYAQAPIHVMSESGPHSQTVQRILQGIDTWL; encoded by the coding sequence ATGACCAACACGGACACACCGCTGTCGGAAAGCGAGATCGAGGCGCTGGCCAGGCGCATCGACCGTCCGGTCGTGCTCGCCGGAATGATGGGGGTCGGCAAATCGACCATCGGCCGCAAGCTGGCGGGCCTGCTGCATCTTGCCTTCGTCGATGCGGACGAAGAAATCGAGAAAGCCGCGCATATGACCGTCAGCGAGATTTTCGAACGGCACGGCGAAGCAGAGTTCCGCGACGGCGAGCGGCGCGTGATCGGCCGGCTGGTGCGCCAGGGCCCGGCGGTGATCGCCACCGGCGGCGGCGCGTTCTGCAATGCCGAAACCCGCGAACTCGTATTGCGCGACGGGATCGCCGTGTGGCTCGACTGCGACACCGCCACGCTGGTCGAGCGCGTCGCCCGCAAGGACACGCGGCCCTTGCTGCGCGGCGGCGATCCGAAAGAAATCATCACCCGGCTCAAGGCCGAGCGCGAACCGTTCTACGCACAGGCCCCGATCCACGTGATGAGCGAATCCGGGCCGCACAGCCAGACTGTGCAGCGTATCCTGCAGGGAATCGATACATGGCTGTAA
- a CDS encoding tyrosine recombinase, with product MLAAERGAAPNTLAAYRRDLEGTEELIGAPEAAGKEALASLGARWASLAPATVARKSSALRQFYGFLIDEGLRHDDPSPALPRPPARRPLPKILSHAEVERLFAQAEQEAEGGRAETVRLLTLLELLYGSGLRATELVSLPLAAVPRDAPFLTVTGKGGVARMVPVSNRAKQALGRWLVLRQGESKYLFPSRGKHLTRIRLFQLLKELAARAGLPPEKLSPHVLRHAFATHLLEGGADLRVLQTLLGHADIATTQIYTHVDAARLVALVNERHPLARTRQGG from the coding sequence ATGCTCGCGGCGGAACGCGGCGCGGCTCCGAACACGCTGGCGGCCTATCGCCGCGATCTTGAGGGAACCGAGGAACTGATCGGCGCGCCCGAGGCGGCCGGAAAGGAGGCTCTGGCCTCGCTCGGCGCCCGCTGGGCCTCGCTCGCTCCGGCCACCGTTGCGCGAAAAAGCTCCGCGCTGCGGCAATTCTACGGCTTCCTGATCGACGAGGGCTTGCGCCACGACGATCCCTCGCCCGCGCTGCCGCGCCCGCCCGCGCGGCGCCCGCTGCCGAAAATCCTCTCGCATGCGGAGGTCGAGCGCCTGTTCGCGCAGGCCGAGCAGGAGGCCGAAGGCGGTCGCGCGGAAACGGTGCGGCTGCTGACGCTGCTCGAACTGCTCTACGGTTCGGGCCTGCGCGCGACTGAACTGGTCTCACTACCGCTGGCCGCGGTGCCGCGCGATGCGCCGTTCCTGACCGTGACCGGCAAGGGCGGGGTGGCGCGGATGGTCCCGGTTTCGAACCGCGCCAAGCAGGCGCTGGGCCGATGGCTGGTGCTGCGGCAGGGCGAGAGCAAGTACCTGTTCCCCTCGCGCGGCAAGCATCTGACCCGCATCCGCCTGTTCCAGCTGCTGAAGGAACTCGCCGCGCGGGCGGGCCTACCGCCGGAAAAGCTGTCCCCCCACGTGCTGCGCCATGCTTTCGCGACTCATCTGCTGGAGGGCGGGGCGGATCTGCGCGTGCTCCAGACGCTGCTCGGCCATGCCGATATCGCGACCACCCAGATTTACACCCATGTCGATGCGGCGCGTTTGGTGGCTTTGGTCAATGAACGGCATCCTCTTGCCCGAACGCGCCAAGGCGGTTAG
- a CDS encoding acetyl-CoA carboxylase carboxyltransferase subunit alpha, whose protein sequence is MISYLEFEKPVAQLEARIAELRAASDTDEVDISAELKRLEAKSADLLASTYSALTPWQKTQVARHPARPHFRDYVEAVFDDFMPLGGDRHFGEDEAIVGGLAKLDGRKVVLIGQEKGHDTESRIRHNFGMGKPEGYRKAIRLMELAGRFGLPVVTLVDTSGAFPGIEAEERGQAEAIARSTEACLALPTPMVAAIVGEGGSGGAVALASAERVLMLEHAVYSVISPEGCASILWRTAEKAPLAAEAMKMTAQDLLALGVIDRIVPEPIGGAHRDPRNAALDLGAAIAQELDVLAKKSPAAIRKMREDRFLEIGTR, encoded by the coding sequence ATGATTTCCTATCTCGAATTCGAAAAGCCGGTCGCACAGCTCGAAGCGAGGATTGCCGAGCTCAGGGCGGCCTCCGACACCGACGAGGTCGATATCTCGGCCGAGCTCAAGCGGCTCGAGGCGAAAAGCGCCGATCTGCTCGCCAGTACCTACTCGGCGCTGACCCCGTGGCAGAAGACGCAGGTCGCCCGCCATCCGGCGCGCCCGCATTTCCGGGACTATGTCGAAGCCGTGTTCGACGATTTCATGCCTCTCGGCGGCGATCGTCATTTCGGCGAGGACGAAGCGATCGTCGGCGGCCTCGCGAAGCTGGACGGGCGCAAGGTGGTGCTGATCGGGCAGGAGAAGGGCCACGACACCGAAAGCCGCATCCGCCACAATTTCGGCATGGGCAAGCCGGAGGGTTACCGCAAGGCGATCCGGCTGATGGAACTGGCCGGGCGCTTCGGCCTGCCGGTGGTCACGCTGGTCGATACCTCGGGCGCGTTTCCGGGGATCGAGGCGGAGGAGCGCGGCCAGGCCGAAGCCATCGCGCGTTCAACCGAGGCCTGCCTCGCGCTGCCGACCCCGATGGTCGCGGCGATCGTGGGTGAGGGCGGGTCCGGCGGCGCGGTTGCGTTGGCCAGCGCCGAACGCGTGTTGATGCTCGAACATGCGGTCTATTCGGTGATTTCGCCCGAAGGCTGTGCCTCGATCCTGTGGCGCACCGCCGAAAAGGCGCCGCTCGCGGCCGAGGCGATGAAGATGACCGCGCAGGATTTGCTTGCGCTGGGCGTGATCGACCGGATCGTGCCGGAGCCGATCGGCGGGGCGCATCGCGATCCCCGGAACGCGGCGCTCGATCTCGGCGCGGCGATCGCGCAGGAACTCGACGTTCTGGCAAAGAAGAGCCCGGCCGCGATCCGCAAAATGCGCGAGGACCGCTTCCTCGAAATCGGTACGCGTTGA
- a CDS encoding Flp family type IVb pilin: MKFINKLLRDEAGATAIEYGLIAALIAVAAITAMQSLGNQLNTTFNTVSTKLSENNTV; this comes from the coding sequence ATGAAGTTCATCAACAAGCTGCTTCGCGATGAAGCAGGCGCCACCGCCATCGAATACGGCCTCATCGCCGCCCTGATCGCCGTTGCTGCGATCACCGCCATGCAGAGCCTCGGCAACCAGCTGAACACGACCTTCAACACGGTCAGCACCAAGCTCAGCGAAAACAACACCGTCTGA
- a CDS encoding Flp family type IVb pilin, translating to MRLFKAIFGDTRGATAIEYGLIVALVVIAIIGSLKSVANENTGLWAVVQTKVQNVDSTV from the coding sequence ATGAGACTGTTCAAGGCAATCTTCGGTGACACGAGGGGCGCCACTGCCATCGAATACGGCCTGATAGTGGCTTTGGTCGTGATCGCGATCATCGGCTCACTGAAGAGTGTCGCAAATGAGAATACCGGCCTCTGGGCAGTCGTCCAGACGAAGGTCCAGAACGTCGATAGCACCGTCTAA
- a CDS encoding NUDIX domain-containing protein — protein sequence MSTDLEKNPTWLLVVGAALIDSGGRVLMYRRPLGKQHGGLWEFPGGKVENGETPADALVREIEEELGIELDPAALEPAEFAQGAGDGAHPGIVILLYTARSWRGKPEAREGGEWGWFTFEEAAELPKPPLDIPLLANLARSEKGRS from the coding sequence ATGAGCACGGATTTGGAAAAAAATCCGACATGGCTGCTGGTGGTGGGGGCGGCCCTGATCGATTCCGGGGGGCGGGTGCTGATGTATCGGCGGCCCTTGGGGAAGCAGCATGGGGGGCTGTGGGAATTCCCCGGGGGCAAGGTCGAAAACGGCGAAACTCCGGCGGATGCGTTGGTTCGGGAGATCGAGGAAGAGCTTGGAATCGAGCTCGATCCGGCCGCGCTGGAACCTGCCGAATTCGCGCAAGGAGCCGGCGATGGGGCGCATCCCGGGATTGTAATCCTGCTTTACACCGCGCGCTCATGGCGCGGCAAACCCGAGGCCCGCGAAGGCGGCGAATGGGGCTGGTTCACATTCGAAGAGGCGGCCGAGCTACCGAAACCGCCGCTCGACATACCGCTGCTGGCCAATCTCGCGCGGTCTGAAAAAGGTCGTTCTTAG
- a CDS encoding esterase-like activity of phytase family protein, which yields MPLFSAVPAWAGGEEAVTRPHLEQASGPRSVTLGGETFVNHGLVGAGSLPAGTVDFLGDTLGSISSLQIAPGSWTRVGDHYEGVLWTLPDRGRNDPSAKLFFDYAARLERFRIRFTPGDGKLDLVPEGGLELRDFRGRPFTGADPGKDRLKELGIALPAPAKGIGSGKVSLDPESLQFTRDGGFYVGDEYTANVYFFDKSGRLRGAIQLPPAVVPRRSGKLAFGSLEAPDSGRRNNQGPEGMSLSPDGRTLFVALQSALMQDSAGKGAAGRVNTRVLVYDVSRAPTPTKPSAHYVMRLPAYTGAGDGGVPDRTAAQSEIRAIDGHRFLMLARDGAGRGAGGTAPIMFKSVLLVDTAGATNLAGTKYETGTASVLQDPQDPALRPGIVPAQSVELVNLLNPPELARFGLSIEALSEKWEALDFASVLEPEHPADYFLLVGNDNDFIARHCVMSGEACDSTIDNDSRVLVYRLSLPAPLR from the coding sequence TTGCCGCTCTTCTCCGCTGTGCCCGCCTGGGCCGGCGGAGAAGAGGCGGTCACCCGCCCGCATCTCGAACAGGCCAGTGGCCCGCGCAGTGTCACTCTGGGGGGCGAGACCTTCGTCAACCACGGGCTGGTCGGCGCCGGATCGCTTCCGGCGGGTACAGTCGATTTCCTCGGCGACACGCTCGGTTCGATTTCGTCGCTGCAGATCGCGCCGGGCAGCTGGACGCGGGTCGGCGACCATTACGAGGGCGTGTTGTGGACGCTGCCCGACCGGGGGCGCAACGATCCTTCGGCCAAACTGTTCTTCGACTATGCCGCGCGGCTGGAGCGATTCCGCATCCGCTTCACGCCGGGCGACGGCAAGCTCGATCTTGTTCCCGAGGGCGGGCTGGAGTTGCGGGACTTTCGCGGCCGGCCGTTCACTGGTGCCGATCCCGGCAAGGATAGGCTGAAAGAGCTTGGAATTGCCCTGCCCGCGCCGGCCAAGGGAATAGGCAGCGGCAAGGTCTCGCTCGACCCGGAATCGCTTCAGTTCACGCGCGATGGCGGTTTCTATGTCGGCGACGAATATACCGCGAACGTCTATTTCTTCGACAAGAGCGGGCGCCTGCGCGGCGCGATCCAGCTGCCGCCCGCGGTCGTGCCGCGCCGCTCCGGGAAACTCGCCTTCGGTTCGCTGGAAGCGCCCGACAGCGGCCGGCGCAACAATCAGGGTCCGGAAGGCATGTCGCTCTCGCCCGATGGCCGCACGCTGTTCGTGGCGCTGCAGAGCGCGCTGATGCAGGACAGCGCCGGCAAGGGCGCCGCGGGCCGGGTCAATACGCGCGTGCTGGTCTATGACGTGAGCCGCGCCCCCACCCCGACGAAGCCGAGCGCGCATTACGTGATGCGGCTGCCCGCCTATACCGGCGCCGGCGACGGCGGAGTGCCCGACCGCACCGCCGCGCAGAGCGAAATCCGTGCGATCGACGGCCACCGCTTCCTGATGCTTGCCCGCGACGGCGCCGGCCGCGGCGCGGGGGGCACCGCACCGATCATGTTCAAGAGCGTGCTGCTGGTCGACACCGCGGGCGCCACCAACCTCGCCGGCACTAAATATGAGACCGGCACCGCGTCGGTATTGCAGGACCCGCAAGATCCCGCGCTGCGTCCGGGCATCGTTCCGGCGCAATCGGTCGAGCTGGTGAACCTGCTCAACCCGCCGGAACTGGCGCGCTTCGGATTGAGCATCGAGGCACTGTCGGAGAAATGGGAAGCACTGGATTTCGCATCGGTCCTCGAGCCCGAGCATCCGGCGGACTATTTCCTGCTGGTCGGCAACGACAATGATTTCATCGCGCGCCACTGCGTGATGTCGGGCGAGGCCTGCGATTCGACGATCGACAACGACAGCCGGGTGCTGGTCTATCGGCTGAGCCTGCCGGCGCCCTTGCGCTGA
- a CDS encoding TonB-dependent receptor, with protein MSPKTALALTAAVCFTFASQAQAADGAADGADSNDSSDINEIVVIGTGQTRSVSTLLPSNLDALPPGTSVQKALNILPGVMAQSIDALGLNEQSLSLQVRGFNTTHLGYTLDGIPLGDGAYNNYNGLTIGRALISDNLGRADLATGIAGLSIPSTSNLGGALAYTSSDPHAEFGGQLSQSFGSDDALRTFVRIDTGEHGGFSAYVSGQYSQQDLFVDQADGNKSTGKQFNGKLKYQADGIKLTAFADISRTNQADDPYLSKDMLGRLGWDWGGYAPDWDSYVDRSYCVAKATSGAAGTPNSGVATAQTALGKANCVAGTSPEKNSDANYTNGQILRNDQLYYVTGDFDVTSSLRLSVKAYHHSDKGAGNNFINSGWSDQGTLDTSDDVPVQIRDTRYTINRTGGLASLSWDVAFNHFQAGFWLEENKSSAARYIRTSVTGPSDLAKFLTSQPESAQWVQETKWKTRQFYVQDTVSLLDDTLNFDFGFKGTYSRSDAEAQDGMAKTLPTAQFATGTLVAKDYFLPEVGVRWEVAPGHEFFASYAENMAMFQGGFKLGPQSVSQSVWDQQGATLVPETSKSFEGGYRYASGPVQLSLAGYYVKFDNRLLQYNPCATKDQASPGCGNSFHNAGSVTSKGVELGVLLKPLPWVSWYNSASYNKTTYDDDLAWNVGGNVVMLPTAGKQQVDTPKVLLASMASINYGGFSVSLQGKYTGRRYYTYTNDQSFAGYVTLDAGLGYDFGDLGPLKGLKLSVNVTNLTNKRYASNFDNSVFAPSDSGVLANGDSNAVAGDVLVFHSSAPRQVFGTLSVSF; from the coding sequence GGCGCTCAACATCCTTCCGGGCGTGATGGCTCAGTCGATCGACGCGCTGGGCCTCAACGAACAGTCGCTCTCGCTGCAGGTCCGCGGCTTCAACACCACCCACCTCGGCTATACGCTCGACGGCATCCCGCTCGGCGATGGCGCCTATAACAACTACAACGGCCTCACGATCGGCCGCGCGCTGATCTCGGACAACCTCGGCCGCGCCGATCTGGCGACCGGCATCGCCGGCCTCTCGATCCCCTCGACCAGCAACCTCGGCGGCGCGCTCGCTTATACCAGCAGCGATCCGCATGCGGAATTCGGCGGCCAGCTGAGCCAGAGCTTCGGCAGCGACGATGCTTTGCGCACCTTCGTTCGCATCGACACCGGCGAGCACGGAGGGTTCTCGGCCTATGTCTCCGGCCAGTACAGCCAGCAGGATCTGTTCGTCGATCAGGCCGACGGCAACAAATCGACCGGCAAGCAGTTCAACGGCAAGCTGAAGTACCAGGCCGACGGCATCAAGCTGACCGCCTTCGCGGACATTTCGCGTACCAACCAGGCCGACGACCCCTATCTCTCCAAGGACATGCTCGGCCGTCTCGGCTGGGATTGGGGCGGCTATGCCCCCGACTGGGATTCCTATGTCGACCGTTCCTACTGCGTCGCGAAAGCGACCTCGGGCGCCGCGGGCACGCCCAACTCGGGCGTAGCCACCGCGCAGACGGCGCTGGGCAAAGCCAATTGCGTTGCCGGGACCTCGCCGGAAAAGAACTCCGACGCGAACTACACCAACGGCCAGATCCTCCGGAACGACCAGCTCTATTACGTCACCGGGGATTTCGACGTAACCAGCTCGCTGCGCCTGAGCGTCAAGGCCTATCACCACAGCGACAAAGGCGCGGGCAACAACTTCATCAACTCCGGCTGGTCGGATCAGGGCACGCTGGATACGTCGGACGACGTGCCGGTGCAGATCCGCGACACACGCTACACCATTAATCGCACCGGTGGGCTCGCGAGCCTGAGCTGGGATGTCGCGTTCAACCACTTCCAGGCCGGTTTCTGGCTGGAAGAAAACAAGAGCAGCGCTGCGCGCTACATTCGCACAAGCGTCACCGGCCCGTCCGACCTTGCGAAATTCCTGACCAGCCAGCCCGAAAGCGCCCAGTGGGTCCAGGAGACCAAATGGAAGACGCGCCAGTTCTATGTGCAGGACACGGTTTCGCTGCTCGATGACACGCTGAACTTCGACTTCGGCTTCAAGGGCACCTACTCGCGTTCGGATGCCGAAGCACAGGACGGGATGGCCAAGACCCTGCCGACCGCACAGTTCGCGACCGGCACGCTGGTGGCCAAGGACTATTTCCTTCCCGAAGTCGGCGTGCGCTGGGAAGTCGCGCCCGGCCATGAATTCTTCGCCAGCTACGCCGAGAACATGGCGATGTTCCAGGGCGGTTTCAAACTCGGGCCGCAGTCGGTCTCGCAAAGCGTTTGGGACCAGCAGGGCGCGACCCTGGTGCCTGAAACCTCCAAGAGCTTCGAAGGCGGCTATCGCTATGCGAGCGGCCCGGTGCAGCTTTCGCTGGCCGGCTATTACGTGAAGTTCGACAATCGCCTGCTGCAGTACAATCCCTGCGCAACCAAGGACCAGGCCAGCCCGGGCTGCGGCAACTCGTTCCACAACGCCGGCAGCGTCACCAGCAAGGGTGTCGAGCTCGGCGTGCTGCTCAAGCCGCTGCCGTGGGTGAGCTGGTACAACTCGGCGTCGTATAACAAGACCACCTATGACGATGATCTGGCGTGGAACGTGGGCGGCAACGTCGTGATGCTGCCCACCGCGGGCAAGCAGCAGGTCGATACGCCGAAGGTGCTGCTCGCCAGCATGGCCTCGATAAATTACGGCGGCTTCTCGGTCTCGCTCCAGGGCAAGTATACCGGGCGCCGCTATTACACCTATACCAACGACCAGAGCTTCGCCGGCTACGTCACGCTCGACGCAGGTCTCGGCTACGATTTCGGCGATCTCGGCCCGCTCAAGGGGCTCAAGCTGTCGGTCAACGTCACCAATCTGACCAACAAGCGCTATGCATCGAACTTCGACAACAGCGTATTCGCGCCGAGCGATTCGGGCGTTCTCGCAAATGGAGATTCCAATGCGGTCGCTGGCGATGTCCTGGTGTTCCACTCCTCCGCGCCGCGGCAGGTATTCGGGACGCTCAGCGTTTCGTTCTGA